One window of the Anomaloglossus baeobatrachus isolate aAnoBae1 chromosome 12, aAnoBae1.hap1, whole genome shotgun sequence genome contains the following:
- the LOC142257735 gene encoding uncharacterized protein LOC142257735: MKLSIVLDRCKVSDRNAMRILIATLEALNLDPLEYKVSKTLLHSRRQMFREQYTKKILDKVNIPEKEPVVVHWDGKLLPGVLKHEQCERIAIAISYGEKEQLLGVPVTASSSGEEQVVAIYECLQEWGLPNTVKAMCFDTAASNTGILKGACVLLEQMLGRELLHLACRHHILEIVLRGVFDTKMGSTTGPHPDIFKRFLTAWPKIDEGKYDTGISDNLIQKQLTPEVIANVTAEFETKLTESHPRDDYKQLLQLVLVFVGSLDGNVVGFRTPGAIHHARWMAKAIYGLKMFIFLRQFKMSKEEESSVRAISVFLVKIYCKAWFNALKAHLAPKQDLGILHSLLDYKECDNDIAEIALTKFSNHLWYLNAELVGLSFFDPTITDDEKLLMANCAVAHLDHQSTLGL, encoded by the coding sequence ATGAAATTATCCATTGTGTTAGATCGATGTAAGGTATCTGACAGAAATGCCATGAGAATTTTAATAGCTACTCTAGAAGCACTAAACCTTGACCCTCTTGAGTACAAAGTCTCGAAAACTTTATTACATTCTAGAAGGCAAATGTTCAGAGAACAATATACTAAAAAAATTTTAGATAAAGTAAACATTCCTGAAAAAGAGCCCGTGGTTGTCCATTGGGACGGTAAACTTTTACCGGGTGTTTTAAAACATGAGCAATGTGAGCGAATAGCTATTGCTATTTCATATGGCGAAAAGGAACAGCTGCTGGGAGTTCCTGTAACAGCAAGCAGCTCTGGAGAGGAGCAAGTCGTAGCCATATATGAATGCTTACAGGAATGGGGTCTTCCCAACACCGTCAAGGCGATGTGCTTCGACACTGCAGCATCGAACACGGGAATACTCAAAGGAGCATGCGTCCTATTGGAGCAAATGTTAGGAAGAGAATTGCTACACCTAGCTTGCCGTCACCATATCTTGGAAATTGTGTTAAGAGGCGTATTCGACACAAAAATGGGATCAACCACTGGACCTCatccagacattttcaaaagattcctcactgcgtggcccaagatagacgaaggaaaatacgacacaggtatcagtgacaatctaatacaaaagcagctaactccagaagtaattgcaaatgttactgctgaattcgagaccaaattaactgagagccaccccagagatgactacaagcagctgttgcagttggttctcgtatttgttggatcactagacggcaatgttgtgggttttagaactccaggagccattcatcacgctaggtggatggcaaaggctatttacggcttaaaaatgttcatttttcttcgtcaatttaagatgtctaaagaagaagaaagttctgtgcgtgccatttctgttttcctagttaaaatttattgtaaagcttggttcaatgctctaaaagctcatcttgcgccaaagcaagatttaggtattttgcatagtctgttagactataaagaatgtgacaacgacattgcagaaatagccctgaccaaattttcgaaccatttgtggtatttgaatgcagagttggtgggattatcgttttttgatcccaccattacagacgatgaaaagttgttaatggctaattGCGCAGTAGCACATTTGGACCATCAGAGCAcgctagggttgtaa